In the Hordeum vulgare subsp. vulgare chromosome 7H, MorexV3_pseudomolecules_assembly, whole genome shotgun sequence genome, one interval contains:
- the LOC123409373 gene encoding chaperone protein DnaJ-like, with protein sequence MADHRQRRLGGADVDLYAVLGLKKECSDADLRLAYRRLAMTWHPDRCSASGSSARVEEVKERFQEIQSAYSVLSDAGKRLLYDVGVYDTDDDSRDEQDVSGMGDFFGEMAEMMSQATPTESFEELQQLFVDMFQADLVAGGFGGAPPMGHRVQAPSPSCTPRPTFAQARPSCNKGANKRCSSAMGCGMPPRACRPGSGSKGGDWRRREEAPWTTTQEDTSIGGRKKKQRPSTGHGESC encoded by the exons ATGGCCGACCACCGGCAACGGCGACTGGGCGGCGCCGACGTCGACCTCTACGCCGTCCTGGGGCTCAAGAAGGAGTGCTCCGACGCCGACCTCAGGCTCGCCTACCGGAGGCTCGCCATG ACATGGCATCCGGACCGGTGCTCGGCGTCCGGCAGCTCGGCGCGCGTGGAGGAGGTCAAGGAGCGGTTCCAGGAGATCCAGAGCGCATACTCCG TGCTCTCCGACGCCGGCAAGCGGCTCCTCTACGACGTCGGCGTCTATGACACCGACGATGACAGCCGCGACGAGCAGGAT GTGTCTGGCATGGGCGACTTCTTCGGGGAGATGGCCGAGATGATGAGCCAGGCCACGCCGACC GAGAGCTTCGAGGAGCTGCAGCAGCTGTTCGTGGACATGTTCCAggccgacctcgtcgccggcgggtTCGGCGGTGCGCCTCCTATGGGCCACCGGGTCCAGGCCCCGAGTCCGTCCTGTACCCCTCGACCTACGTTTGCGCAAGCACGGCCGTCGTGTAACAAGGGTGCCAACAAGCGGTGTTCGTCGGCGATGGGCTGCGGCATGCCGCCAAGGGCCTGTCGTCCGGGGTCAGGTTCCAAGGGAGGTGATTggaggcgacgggaggaggcgccATGGACGACGACGCAGGAAGACACGAGCATAGGCggcaggaagaagaaacagaggccgtcGACGGGCCACGGCGAGTCGTGCTAG